From Microtus ochrogaster isolate Prairie Vole_2 unplaced genomic scaffold, MicOch1.0 UNK1, whole genome shotgun sequence:
AAAGTTCTAGTAACACTGTAGCTGCCTGAATGTTGTCGTGCAGTGCATTACCTCATGTTGACGCTGGTGCAAGCCCTCTGTGCTGCTGGTTCCACAGAACTACAGCTCATAAACGGTCCAATAATAAACAGTCATGGCCTGCACACCATAATCAGTCATCGTCAGTGTAGAGTGCCTTCTCCTGCTgtaagccaggcgtggtggcacacacctgtagtcccagcatttgggagcctgGAGCAGGAGGACCCACTGTGGGAAGACAGTGTAGAGATGCTGTAAATGTGACAAGTGCTGTGAGACAGTGCCCAGCAGCCTCGCCCGTCTCTTCGACGCCAGCTTTGGATCAGCTCAGGGGACCACGTGGACTAACTGGCCTGTGCCATCTGGGGCTGCGGAGAGCCTCTGAGATTTGTACAACAGTAAGACCTTGCAGGTTTCACACTAAGCATGTGTCGTCattgtcagaaaaagaaaggtgtgtgAGAGGTGCCAGGGTCCTGAAGGCTAGAGAATGGGTTTCTCTGATGCCTACGGAACCTCAgtggcttttcatttttaatttggcCCTTCTTCCGGCTCCTGTTTCTCTCCATCCATTTCTCATTGTAATAAATCTTCTCTGTctagtcttttccttccttctggctTGTTCACTGCTATTCATGGCTCTGCTGTGTCCTGTGAGCTCATTACAGTTTTTTCAAGTTTGAATTTTCTTGTGTATGTCTCTTAATCCTCAACTCTAAGATTAGATTTCTTGGGAAGCCCCGTCTGCCACATCTCCTTTTTAGCCAAGGTCCTTGGCCCAGGGTTGTGACAGGTCAGTAAGGCTTTGAGGCTCAGCACTCTGCTTCTGTGTGTAAGATGCTCAGGGAGGAAACGACTTGCCAGCCTTGGGGAGCGTTGTCTCAGGAACCAGGTGAAGACAAGTGCTGGCGGGAAGATACCTGGCCTGCTTTCCTTCATGTTGCTGGGGTACCTTATAGGACTTGGTTTCCGGACTTACTAGGAAGTTTATGTATTTGCTTAAGGGGGAAAACTGCTGACTCTTCAGAGCTTGGAAGTGTGGTTTATGGTCTTAAAATATCTCTtagctatatttttctttacaggtgaggaaaaagTATGGTTAGAGTTTTCTTGCCTAGACTTGTATGGATTTGATGCATGTTCCAGACAGGCCTCTGGTacacatcttttatcccagccctcaggagacagaggcaggctgatctctgagttcagggcagcctggcctatatagtgagtttcaggccagccaaagatataaaatgagaccctgtctcaacaaagcaCAACAAAGAACTCATCCAAACTCCCCTCAAGAGAAGTGGGACAGCAGACATCATTTGATTTTCCACCCGCTGACATTCACAAGGAGACTTTGTGTCTGGGTCTCTTGACTTCTTGATAACACTGACTAAGGTGTGTCATTGCAGGCTGGGAGTAGTCCTCCACCCACGACGGCTCCAGTGTCTTCCTTCTCTCGCACTTCTGTCACACCATCCAACCAGGACATCTGCAGGTAACACTCTGCTTCACGTGCTCCCGTGGCCTGTGTCAGCCCGGAATTCCCAGCTTTCCATTTGCTCCATCCTTCCACATTTGGTCTAAACAGCCCGGTGTTATGTGCTGTTTGCTCACCAAGTTATGAGCCAGTCTCATACCCCACTCTGATGTCTGCTCTCTTTaaacttgtttttcctttctgtgcttTATCCCACTGTTCTGCGTGCAGTTCCAGTGCACTGTGTTCTGAGTGTTGTCACTACAGTCCCATGCAGTCTGCTGTTGTCTTGAAAGCTCCTCCATGCCAGAGTTCTTTGACGCCAGGGCTCACTGTGACAGTTATCTGTAAAGACACATTGCAGGCATCAAAGGGAAATCCCTTCAGTTCAGACTGGGACCAAGCCTTGAGGCCCGCTAAGAATACTAAGGCCAAAAGAGCACTCAGATTCTCCAAGTCCCTAAGCGATGTGGGTGAGAAGACCCAGGATGCTTTGGAAAGCTTTGACTACATGGAAAGAACTTGTTCTGAAGGGAAACTGGTGCTTCCTCAAGGTCCATCCCTCAAAAAGAAGAAGCTCCAtcataaagaaaaaggaacagagcACTGCCCTCCCCATGACCATTCCAAACACTCGCGGGCCTTATCCCTTTCTACCAACCGTTCAGCCGCCTCCAAGAGGGAAGTTGGCAAAGGGAACATACGCATCCCACTTTTGGAGGAGAAAGCCGATGGTGAGGCCAGGTTGAAAAGCCAGCGCCTGCTTCGGTACCTGTTCTCACTGTCCCGTGGCTCAAGTGCCAGCAGCCTGCATAGGTTCCATGAGCTGGAGAGCCATGCCAGCCATCTGCATACTGCCAAGTCCTCCAGCTGGCTGGCAGGGAGCACGGACTTCTGTTCTGATGAAATGGGAGATGACGACGTCTTTGAGGATACATCATCTGCCAAACTGAAGAGCAGGGTCCTGCGTGCACCCCTCTGCTCAGTAGAGAAGGACAGTGACCTGGATTGTCCTTCTCCGCTCTCTGAAAAATGCACCCCCATCTCTCCCGTGTCCACCTCAGGGGATGCCTGCAGGTTGGTTTACCAGGGGCCACCTTCAGCTGTCTCTGCTAACACCTTCATAGCTTTACCTTGATTTACTATGTGAGCTTTCTGCAAAGTGAGAAGTAGACATCTATTGCCAGCTGTAGAGCAATTGTGTTTTCCAAACAGTGATACCATTTGGAAGCTAATTTCATAAGCTGCAGAAACTACACATATTAAACCGACTCCTCTCAGCAAGATAAGTAGGCTTTGCCTGAATatgtgggaagaagggaagtagcaCCCCAGCTTCCTAGCCTGCCTCTATGAGTGTCTTGTCTCTAGTAGTCTGTCTACatacctcccttcctccctttcttgttccctccctcctttccttcctcttgtgTGTCCTGCCCTTGCCCAGGTCCTAACTCTACTTCCCACCTGTATTATTCTTGCACAGCATCTTTGCTGGGCCCAGTTTAAGCTCATATGTTCCCACTCCTGTGCCTCCCCTAGTCTCCCCTTCTTAATGTGCTGTTACATTGCTTGTGGTTGGATCTGAAAACCCATTTCTGAAATGAATAACACAACAATCTAGCCAGGCCTGGGGCAGGCCCTCTTCACAACAGCTGTTCCTACCTGTTATCCAGCTGTTAGAAAGATCGCTGTTCTCAAAAGCCTAAATTCATGGAGGTTAGTAATTGAATCTAAGATGTTTCCTTGGAAATAATGACTGGACTGCTTTAATAATTCTCCTTTTAATGTCATGATTAGTCCCCAAGAGAAATGAAGCTGCAGAATCATTTGGAATTTTAAGTGGAGAGAAAGTACTGTGATCTCTGCTTGCATTCCAAGAGAGGGTGGGAGGTGTAGCTCTTGCACATGTGACTTCATAGAGAGGCTTCTTAGAGTGGCCTTGGAAGCCACTGTACTATTTTGAAGTTGAGGATGctgatttgggttttgtttttcctctaatGTCTTATGTTCTGGAAGGTGTCTTTATTGTTGCCTAATTTTATCTTTCAAGTTTGAAGTTTTCCCTAAAAATGCCTATTTTGTCATTTCTTGTACCgttgttcttccttttctgttgccaAATGCCATCCTGACGTTGCTGATATGGTAAGCTGACATTCAGCTAGTCgtgttttttctcatttgtgcttgtgtgtctctgtgctgaTAGTCACTTTTATGGTGTTTATTTCTGAACTTTCATTTGCGGAGGAATTGGCCTTCTGGTAGCGCACCATCTTCCCTGCTGTGGCCCTTCTTCCACTGATGAGTCTGTCTTCCGCCACAGGATCTGCCACTGTGAAGGCGATGACGAAAGCCCTCTGATCACCCCCTGCCACTGCACAGGAAGCCTTCACTTCGTGCATCAGGCTTGCCTGCAGCAGTGGATCAAGAGTTCTGACACACGCTGCTGTGAGCTCTGCAAGTACGAGTTCATCATGGAGACCAAGCTGAAACCTTTGAGGAAAGTACGTAAGAAGGGGCACTCTGGGAGAGCCATCCTTTCAGACTGCCCTGGGCCACCCATGGTCACTGCTTTAAAAATCGGGGGCTGGAGTTTGTGTTGTAGATGGTTGTTTCTGGGGGTGATATCTGAGGTCCGACCTTCGTTCATAAGGCTTCTCTTCTTTCGCACGGAGACTGTTCGGctgtccctcttctctcccttgaCCACCAGCTGTCTTGTGACAACTTGCTCCGTGCTTACCTTCTTATGTGTTAACTGTGTGTTTTGTGTCTCTAGTTAGGACACACACTCCCCAACACTCAACCCAGTTTAGCACAGTCCAcgtgttttgtatatttttgttacatatttGCTGGATGAAAGGGTTTATGGATGAGGAGGTGCCCTAAGTCACTTCTGTCTCCTTGGCACTGGCTTTTTGTTCATCCCTGTCCGTTTCATATATCTCTTTCTATGCCCAGCCCAAAAGATCACatttggaaggagaaaggagtttTACAGTGTCAAAAGCATCACTAGGGAACTCACATGTTATGGAGCCAACTAAGTGCTAAATTACTTGGCAGTggagcacacagagaaagaagtgatCTTCACGGGAGGAGGGCGTTGTAAATAGTTTGACTTTCGGAGTCATTCTAGCTGTGAAAGTTTTTCAGGCAAAGTAAAAGGGCTTTAGAGGGGTCAGATTGCCCATGGAGAAAAGTATCCTCTGAGGCCGCCGTGAATGTGGGCACTTCAGGAGTGTGAAAGGGTTGAGCTGTGGGCCTTTTAGGAAAGAGAGAATCCAGGCGCAGAGGACACCAAGATGCTGACTGTGTTTCGGTTGGGAAACCCGGGGATCTTGTGACTTCTAAAATCCCAATAGAAAGCAGTTGGGTATTAGAGAAGGCAGGTGCAAACTGCTCAAGAAAAGGTTTTGCCTAGCCAAAATCTCCTGGGACCTACTCTCTGTGAATCTGTCACATGATCTGGTAACACTTGGGGAGTATAGATCATCAGTGAAGCTCTGTTCTCAGCTTAGCCTGATAGTCTGTGGCCATCATTAGCAGAAGATGTGCAGAATGTTTAcactttgttctctttctctacttttatgtcttttcttctgatttgggAACCAGTAAATGACAAGGCCAATCTGTTTGGAGTAAGTTAATGAGCTCCTAGAGGGATGGCACTGGCAAAGGCTGCTTGTACCAGGAACTCTTAAGCATCGATTTCAAGCTGTTGCTGCCAAAGTAGCAGAGGACCAAAGAGTGAGAGCTTCTGCCGTTCCCCTTCACAGCATCGATGTGACTCATTGTAGTGTGTTGTGATCTCATCACTCTTCCATCCCTCCATGTCAGTTACCCATAGCTGCGTCCCAGCTGAAATGCTCTACGCCAAGCTCTTCATTGTCTGCTTACAGGGATGAGAGACTAGCTAATGGGTGGGCACTGCTCATCTCAATCCCAGTTTTCCTTCATTGCACAGAAAGTTCCTGTGTCTGCTACCTCTTTGAAGCCAAGTGGTTCAAAGTAGTTTTGGGTGTTTGGGCAAATGGATCTGGcctgggagtgggagggaaggaaagccGATCAAAACTGTGAGCAGCAGTCACCCCCACTGTGGCCCTTTGCTCTGAGTCTGAGCCTCACgctctctgtgttctcttttccAGTGGGAAAAGTTGCAGATGACTGCCAGTGAACGCAGGAAGATCATGTGCTCAGTGACATTCCATATCATTGCTATCACCTGTGTGGTCTGGTCTTTGTATGTGCTCATTGACCGCACCGCAGAGGAAATCAAGCAGGGTCAGGTGACAGGTGAGTACCTGGGCTGTGAGATGGGTGTTGTACAGGCCCCAGGGCTCAAGGTCTGAGGTTCAGAGCTCTGTTTCTCTCAGGCCATGAACACCTGGGTTTGTAAAGGGTGAATACCAAGGAGGAGACACTAAGCATCTCTTTGGATATTACTCTGTGTCTTCAAAGTCAGTCGCAAGAGATGAAACTTGAGACTCCTGGGAGAGCAGGGGAAACACAATGAGAGCCCTTCGTGCTGCTTTTGGGGAGGGAGGGTCTGAGGAGTAACAAATCTTTTTGCTGGCTGTGGCGTTTAGAAGCTGTGTACTAGTTACAAGTGAGGCTCCTGATGGGCTGACCGAGTCTTCTTCCCTCTTGCAGGAATCCTGGAGTGGCCTTTCTGGACTAAACTGGTAGTTGTGGCCATTGGCTTCACCGGAGGACTTCTTTTTATGTATGTTCAGTGCAAGGTGTACCTACAGTTATGGAAAAGACTCAAGGCTTATAATAGAGTGATCTATGTTCAGAACTGTCCAGAAACaagtaaaaagaatatttttgaaaagtctgCACTAACAGAGCCCACCCTTGGAAATAAAGACGGACATGGGATGTGTCGTTCCACCACAAATTCCTCTTGCACGGAGCCTGAAGACGCTGGAGCGGAAATTATTAACGTCTGACAGTGTGGAGGGCGTCATCTCACCGATGTCCACAAGAGCCGACGGGATTGGTTTACTGCCAACTGTGTTCCTTCCTTCTGTCATTTAATAGCATAGACTGGGCAGGTAACTATCGATAGTGGCCTCTCTTTTCCTCAACTCCTTGGTCTGAATATCCTCGAATTCCTGTGGGGCAAGTGCCACTTGGGTCCCTGTCTGCCAGGTTCCCCTGTGAACGGGGAAGGTGGGAGACCCCCAAGTAACCGTGATGAGGAGCTGactgagccccagcccctggTCTTGAGCAGAATAAGGAAGTAAAAAGCTAAACCAGGGGAAAGAAGAGTGTGGGGGAGACCAGTGGGAAGAAAATCCCCAGGGGACAGAGCCGCATAGCTGGGGAGGGCTGTGCTGGTGAGAGGGTTCCCTTCTCCCTGACAAGAACTGGAGGCGGGAAGGGAGCagtgcctacacacacagaccCCTGCCTTGCTCAGCTGATGCTGCCACACTGCTCTGGGACTAATACAGCCTTGGGGCCCTGTGTCTGCTGGGATGTGACTCACTGAGCAAACAGCACtttataaaagtttttattttgcaattCTTGTGTCTAGAGGGTGTGACACTTAAAAGAGTATCACATTTAGACATGTTCTCTTTATTGCCCTGTTATTCTTTGCATCAGGATTGTTTTGAAACCATTTCTGCCTTACATATTCTGAGTAGTAGGGTGTCCTTCCCATATCCAGAAAAGAATCATGACTTGAAGCAAGACAGACAGTTCTGAGACATTTTTCCTTAACAGAGTCCCTGGGAGTCCGTGGATGCTAAGGACATGCTCTGTGTTTTGAGCCTGTTTTTCTGATAAGTCCTAGCTCCTAAACCTACCCATACATTTCTGTTTTGTCAGCATTGAAATGGAAGGGTTTTGAGATTTAATGGATCTAAATTAGGCTGAGTGTTTAGAAAACGCTCCTTTGACTGACAGAAGTCTCCAGATGGAATGGACACACTATGGACACCCCTGTGATTCACTTCTGGTGCCCACTGTGCTGACAAAGTTCTGTAGAGTCACTGCTGAGGGTGGCAGGTAGACAGGCCGGCTCTGGGAAGAGACCTTGGCATGAGCAGTCAACTGCCATGGGCCACTGCGTCACTGAGCTGGCCCACACCCACTCATCGCCTTAACCAGACCTGACAGGATCATTTAGGGTCCTTAGCTCCACATGTGATCCATTCCGTCATTGGGGTTACCTCCTGCACCATTCTTCACAAGACAGACAAAGTCAAATCACCACCATTAAATGGCCTCTGTCCCTTTAAAAAGTGTCCTGAACATTTTTTCTTGAAGGCCATTGTCACAGTGCCAGGCAATAGTCAACTCACAATGTGACATAGGAGAG
This genomic window contains:
- the March8 gene encoding E3 ubiquitin-protein ligase MARCH8 isoform X1, producing the protein MSMPLHQISAIPSQDAASARGYRSKTKDKEQEQNEKTLGHSMSHPNNISKAGSSPPPTTAPVSSFSRTSVTPSNQDICSSSALCSECCHYSPMQSAVVLKAPPCQSSLTPGLTVTVICKDTLQASKGNPFSSDWDQALRPAKNTKAKRALRFSKSLSDVGEKTQDALESFDYMERTCSEGKLVLPQGPSLKKKKLHHKEKGTEHCPPHDHSKHSRALSLSTNRSAASKREVGKGNIRIPLLEEKADGEARLKSQRLLRYLFSLSRGSSASSLHRFHELESHASHLHTAKSSSWLAGSTDFCSDEMGDDDVFEDTSSAKLKSRVLRAPLCSVEKDSDLDCPSPLSEKCTPISPVSTSGDACRICHCEGDDESPLITPCHCTGSLHFVHQACLQQWIKSSDTRCCELCKYEFIMETKLKPLRKWEKLQMTASERRKIMCSVTFHIIAITCVVWSLYVLIDRTAEEIKQGQVTGILEWPFWTKLVVVAIGFTGGLLFMYVQCKVYLQLWKRLKAYNRVIYVQNCPETSKKNIFEKSALTEPTLGNKDGHGMCRSTTNSSCTEPEDAGAEIINV
- the March8 gene encoding E3 ubiquitin-protein ligase MARCH8 isoform X3, coding for MSMPLHQISAIPSQDAASARGYRSKTKDKEQEQNEKTLGHSMSHPNNISKAGSSPPPTTAPVSSFSRTSVTPSNQDICRICHCEGDDESPLITPCHCTGSLHFVHQACLQQWIKSSDTRCCELCKYEFIMETKLKPLRKWEKLQMTASERRKIMCSVTFHIIAITCVVWSLYVLIDRTAEEIKQGQVTGILEWPFWTKLVVVAIGFTGGLLFMYVQCKVYLQLWKRLKAYNRVIYVQNCPETSKKNIFEKSALTEPTLGNKDGHGMCRSTTNSSCTEPEDAGAEIINV
- the March8 gene encoding E3 ubiquitin-protein ligase MARCH8 isoform X2; this translates as MSHPNNISKAGSSPPPTTAPVSSFSRTSVTPSNQDICSSSALCSECCHYSPMQSAVVLKAPPCQSSLTPGLTVTVICKDTLQASKGNPFSSDWDQALRPAKNTKAKRALRFSKSLSDVGEKTQDALESFDYMERTCSEGKLVLPQGPSLKKKKLHHKEKGTEHCPPHDHSKHSRALSLSTNRSAASKREVGKGNIRIPLLEEKADGEARLKSQRLLRYLFSLSRGSSASSLHRFHELESHASHLHTAKSSSWLAGSTDFCSDEMGDDDVFEDTSSAKLKSRVLRAPLCSVEKDSDLDCPSPLSEKCTPISPVSTSGDACRICHCEGDDESPLITPCHCTGSLHFVHQACLQQWIKSSDTRCCELCKYEFIMETKLKPLRKWEKLQMTASERRKIMCSVTFHIIAITCVVWSLYVLIDRTAEEIKQGQVTGILEWPFWTKLVVVAIGFTGGLLFMYVQCKVYLQLWKRLKAYNRVIYVQNCPETSKKNIFEKSALTEPTLGNKDGHGMCRSTTNSSCTEPEDAGAEIINV